Genomic DNA from Choristoneura fumiferana chromosome 19, NRCan_CFum_1, whole genome shotgun sequence:
CCGGGAAAGGGGgggattttagggttccgtgagACAaagaacccttgtagtttcgctgTTTGTCTGGCACtacatccgtccgtccgtggcttaaCTAGACTGCTAGTGCTAGaaacctgtaattttgcataagtACATATTGCATGTTAACAAGgccgacaaagtggtataataaaaattaagaaaaaacagtgtttttcgtgtctcatgctcgtaaacttcgttATGCTGAATCGAGGCGACATAAAGTGACTTTTTATGccctagtgcataaagtaaaatcttcgtctatgACCAAGGCAATGCGAGTcgccaacaaacaaaaaaagagtttatatattttttagcgaCTAACTACACCAATTTGCATCTGAATCAGTTCAGTAGTTTCGGCAAATTGTCAGACCGACAGATACGCGAGTGAAccttaaaaaactatttactcTCTCTTGATCATTTTTATGCTCTCGCAATGGACCTGGAAACTTCAAACTTCACGAAAGTGTCACGTCATGAATTTATCAAATACTgactcttattttatttttcagttgacTTCGTGTTGCCAGAAAAAGGCCAGTCACTGATTGAGGCGTACAACAACTGGAGGGAGAAAGCAGATGGCAAGGTAACTAATTGTTACACACTCGGACTCGATTTATAGCGTTTATACCTCTGAGCGGGCGAACCCGGACctcagcttcgtagtcaggttcttctAACCATTAGGCCATCTGGTTTCTAAGAAGTTTTTTCAAGTAAGTATCATCCTTATAGTAGTAAAACGGGCCATCATTCGTATGCATCAATACGTATTCATAACTCACTGGAACGGGCGGACAAAACGCTCGTGAGCCTTAAccaactacgaagtgcaaaattcgaacattcttgccgtcccgctgacgctaatattatttaatactagagtgagagggacggtacgatacgaacttcaattttcgaatttcgtagtagccccccatcGCGTTGGGATCGCTGCAACGAAAACCAAGAACCAACTATCTTTCCGCAGGTGTGTTGCGACTACGGCCTCCACGTTGGCGTGACCTGGTGGTCTCCCTCGGTCCGCAAGGACATGGAGAAGCTGGTTTCCGAAGAGTACGGAGTCAACTCCTTCAAGATGTTCATGGCGTATAAGGATGCGTGGATGCTGAATGATTATGACTTGTATTGTGCCATCGAGGCCTGCGCTGAACTGAGGGCTTTGCCTCAAGTAAGTgttcttattaaataaatatttattcaaaaactcaCTTTACATTAGTAATAACTATGTATGTATACGGACTTAAACTTGCTAATGCCTGATACAGAGGGGGTTATACTCGTAGGACTCCCTGTTTCAGGCAAAAGAGAATATTTAAATCTAATTTCATCATCGACAAAAGTTCCTTAATGtcctaaaataacaaaatattttttaaaattaataattaagtgATTAATGTGTGTATAAACAATTGATTGATGTAGACAAAGCCATTTATGATACATCCACTATAATGTTGCCTGATATGggtatagtacaagctttgcttagtttgggtttaggtcaattgttgtcaattgtcccatgatatttcattatttatttcatcctTCTTTGAAGCTCTCACCACTGACTCCCATATACCGCCTAATTGTGGTGTATTCGGTGTCAAATTCCAGGTACATGCTGAAAACGGGCACATCATCGCTCGCAACACCGAGAAGCTGCTAGCAGCTGGAGTAACTGGACCCGAGGGTCATGAGAAGTCGCGGGACGAGGAGGTAGAAGGGGAGGCTGTCAATCGCGCCTGCGTTATCGCCAACCAGGTCAGATTAAAGTTCAGAATTCAGTATACTATTTGGTAAGATTTAAGATTGGTAAGATTTTTCTCAGTAGCTTGAAAAAAAAGGAAGGGGGGAAGGGAAAGGGAGGGAGGGGGAGAGGGAAGGAAGGGGGGCTTTATCCTCATAACGTATCTTATTAAAAGCGCCAATAGCCTCGCACACAACTTGCCGGCACCACCATCGTGACTATAAGGTTTTCcgtagttaaaataaaaaagaaacaacgaaaataaaattaatcacaacgacacaaaacaacaatagtattaattaCAAATGGACAACACAAAGGATAAAGATAGTGTGTCATTCATTGCGGTTGCGAATCCAGCATGATGTTGAAGCGTTTATAACGACACCCCAGGTGACACTCGGACCGCTATACATACACTTCTCTCTAATAACTAGGtgcatcgtcatcatcatcatctcagccataggacgtccactgttggacataggcctcccccatagacctcttgCACCCATcgtgaacccacggctttaactaggtcatcggtccatctcgttagtggacgtcccACCCACGCTACGCTTGCGATCCATGGTCTccctccattcgagaacttttcggccccaacggccattcGTACTCCATGCTATATAGCAGGCCATATGGCCtgccctgcccattgccacttcaacgagctaattggCTTGACTACGTCGGTGACCCTATACtctcatttctaattcgatcccgtagaaaaaccccgagcatacttaggtactaaatacaatacaatacaaagactatttattgtacaccagaaataataagcgatacagaaaacagatacacagagaaaaaattataaGGTAAgcaacaggcggccttatcgcttaagagcgatctcttccaggcaaccttttttacagaaagaaggaaggactgtAGTTTATAACAGGTGGAGCATCAAAaatagatcagaaaattaaaacgcaacagaaatacatacctttttataacggcaacacttcttatgtattttttttaacctgtttaatgtgtcactgctgttataaataaattatttcctttctttctttgctTTCAAATATGCACTAGGTACAtaaagtacataaataaataatttgtagatgatgaaacatgtttaagtGCGTTCCTCCAATAATCTTATCTCGTTTATGTTCCAGGCCGACTCTCCCCTGTATATAGTCCACATGATGTCCAAGAGTGCTGTGAGAGCGCTGCAGCAGGCGCGGTCGCGGCAGCGCCCACCACTATATGGGGAGACACTGGCTGCCACCGTCGGTACTGATGGTGAGTTAATCCAAGTTTCTGTATAGGTTAATTCCCAAGAGCTGGCAAGAACGGATTGAATGAGTAAAGGTCTCtccccactacaccgtatcgtGTCATGCCCAAATACACAGACCTTATATTTTTCGTACctacgatgacgtcacgagcgagatttagtgatgggaaatcaagaccgCACGGTACCGATTCAAAGGCGCGCGGAACTGATTCAAGGCGCGTTTTTCAAAGCGCATCGCGCATTTAGGTTGGACAAAACTTTGACCGTGGATCAAACTTTACACGcaaggtaggtaaactcttacggtctatctcgatataaggtctgtgcccaaatagcaacgtgtcaggctagctactacgaaactcgaaactcgaagttcgtatcgtaccgtccctctcgctctcgtattaaatagtataattgtcagagggtccgcacgacacgaacttcgagtttcgtagtagccctgcaggaacgGAATgccaagcgcatacatgacacgcaacgcagtggcgtagcgtgggtaggTATCAGAAGCCGGGGCGgtagaaaattttgccgccctatttatactcattctaatcggtccgaatcgtaggtgcgacatttttttttgttatggaattatcatcaaTATCCCAGGGCACAgttctcctctcagaatgaacttgggatgtagttcccacgcggccccagtgcggattgagaaacacacaccattaaatttatatggtattttgccgccccctaaaCGGGTCGCCCGGGGCGGACGGCCTCCCCGCCCCAACTACGCTAGGCCACTGACGcaacggcgacggttggttaggaaacgtgcatTAGCCCATTAGGgcagtctcatacttttcaatataaAGGATTTTTGCCTGACCCgttgctgttacggtcatggtatgtaACGGTGTACTGTGTTGTGACCTTAAAAGTATCTGTGTGTCAACTATGTAAATACACTTCAcataacataaaacataaaatacaatatggtaacctaaccaacaaatagttggaaaacgcccgactttgtcacttcaaaattcaatatctcaaaaacggctgaaccgattttgatgaaacatgtctaataactatcgctagaaaacctgctttcaagttaaaaaaaaacgcatttaaggACCGATTTAACCcgtttaacctgtcctctcccagaggcacaaatttgtgcccaaattcctttgatcctgttatcctgggagatgacagattaagagctacggtgctacagacaggtgtaggttgcaggtggtaggaccttgtgtaaggtccgcccggattgctaccaccatcttgctcgctaatcctgccgtgaagcagcagtgcttgcactgttgtgtttcggcgtggagagtaagacagccggtgaaattactggcacttgaggtatcccatcttaggcctctaggttgcaatacccctggtgttgcagatatttatgggcggtggtgatctcttaccatcaggagacccacttgctcgtttgccaaccagtcgaataaaaaaaaaaaaaagaaaaaaagacagACACACGGCGGTCAAgcttataacaaccctctttttgcgtcgggggttaaaaataacatgcATCAGGCCTACAAAAGCCTCcaccagtggacgtcctacgctacggcTGATGATGTATGACGTCAAGTACCAGATGTTTGTATGTTCCGCAGGTACGCACTACCGCAACGCATGCTTCCGGCACGCCGCGGCGCACGTGCTGTCCCCCCCGCTGCGCCCCGACCCCTCCACCCCGCAGGCCATCGTCGAAGCCCTGGCCGAGTGAGTACACCCTTACACTGTGTGTGTGGCAGCGGAGTAATGCGGAGGGGAGTTGCATAGACGCAGACAGGGCTTATTAacttaacgttaccaaattcacattatGAGTAACGTTAGGTAACGGTAAAATCGTATAACTACCTTGTGTATTATAACGTTACTAAATAACGGTAAATTTTCTTTACATATTTAGTAGAATAGTAGCTAGGAGTAATAgtgggcttgttaacgttacccgaTTCACATTATTATTACGTTAAAAAAGTAATACTACTTCAATCgataatgtttgtttttagtttttccgTGACCATGATGAGACTTGAAATGGACACAAAATGTCGGGATCAAAATTATAATCGCGAATGCATGATGTAATCCGTGAAGTAGTTTAATTTaccatgtaaaaaaaaagaaattcttaattattttttgatacgaATAGATTTAATAGCATAATCAAATGTTCTTAGCAGAATAATGAGCAGGGACGCCGCTATAATGTAAAAGTAAGAAGTAATCacttaacgatacttttgaattaacgtcaAAAAATCGTAAAAGTAACGTTAATTACGATTTAACGTTTAATTGAGTTTATACTCTGCAAGTCTGCAACCTAAGATAcaccttatatatttattttaattatggtCTATACTTTTACGGATCCGCCGCAGAAGCTTGGCGGAACCCCATGGATATGACTTTAGCCATAGATAatgagttttgttttttttttatcaaaaactgaAGCCATATTTGTCTAAcgtgctgacgttcgcgatcgcattcactgtCTCCTTCCACCCTCGTCATATACTGCGCGatagaaagaagcggtgaatacgattgtgattccaagttaGACAATAAGCCCGCTGTTCTTTCTCCCAGTGACCACCTGCAGTTGATCGGCAGCGACAACTGCACTTTCCACGAAAAGGATAAGGAGCTGGGCAAAGGAAACTTCGCGAAAATACCTAACGGCGTCAACGGAGTGGAGGACCGCATGGCTATACTCTGGCAGAAGGGAGTTAACACCGGTAAGAATAGGCTAGGGTCCTAAAAACACTAACCcccttgtttcaccatccattgattgtgaaatttaaatgtgatgtcatatctgtttgtttgttcgaatagacggagacggcatcacatttatccgtcaaataaaattaatcaatgggtggtgaaaacatctttatttaatttacaa
This window encodes:
- the CRMP gene encoding collapsin Response Mediator Protein isoform X3, which translates into the protein MTIDGATAKASVSGINIKSSQNRLLIKNGRVVNDDGMEDADVYIEDGVIKQLGRNLIIPGGTRTIDATGKLVMPGGIDPHTHFELEMMGAKTADDFYKGTRAAVAGGTTTVIDFVLPEKGQSLIEAYNNWREKADGKVCCDYGLHVGVTWWSPSVRKDMEKLVSEEYGVNSFKMFMAYKDAWMLNDYDLYCAIEACAELRALPQVHAENGHIIARNTEKLLAAGVTGPEGHEKSRDEEVEGEAVNRACVIANQADSPLYIVHMMSKSAVRALQQARSRQRPPLYGETLAATVGTDGTHYRNACFRHAAAHVLSPPLRPDPSTPQAIVEALAE